From the Vicia villosa cultivar HV-30 ecotype Madison, WI unplaced genomic scaffold, Vvil1.0 ctg.000255F_1_1_3, whole genome shotgun sequence genome, one window contains:
- the LOC131626028 gene encoding protein FAR1-RELATED SEQUENCE 5-like, protein MVADYAHFRYVVCFDTTYRTNQNLRSFSPFVAFNHHRESVLFGATLLYDETAESFGWLFRTFLKVVYGKNPKTIFTDQDPAMELQSCIYECQYENGFLNAWESLLERHNLHQNKWMQDFFKKKEKWALVYGRHSFSAGATTTQLSESFNGRLSLYMKPTFNKLEFFRNFDRLLEDMRYKEIESTYEMSQKMPPLSMNIMLLKNARDVYTPTIFRLVCGDYEKSCNLVVKKCTQKLHLYEYEVSLFGDMREHKVTFSSEDQSIECSCQLFQFIGILCCHALRVLNHLNIVVIPPKYILKRWTRDARSGCVINSKGQIIKEDLRLDASKRFKDLCRVAVEISSKAAECVDASTYLSKKLMEVAIGVDNIINKRTFPPSDCQTIEYRQDDTSIISNKSGDASQIKGIKKKDDVSRLKGRPKSCLEKKI, encoded by the exons ATGGTTGCAGATTATGCTCATTTTAGATATGTAGTGTGTTTTGATACTACTTATCGCACTAATCAAAATTTACGATCATTTTCTCCCTTCgttgcattcaatcatcatcgAGAAAGTGTCTTATTTGGTGCCACGTTGTTGTACGATGAAACAGCTGAATCATTTGGGTGGTTGTTTAGAACTTTTCTTAAGGTTGTTTATGGTAAAAATCCGAAGACTATTTTCACAGATCAAGATCCTGCAATGG AGTTGCAAAGTTGTATTTATGAATGTCAATATGAGAATGGCTTTCTTAATGCTTGGGAGTCATTACTTGAAAGACACAACCTTCATCAAAATAAATGGATGCAAGATTTCTTcaagaagaaagaaaaatggGCTTTAGTATATGGAAGACACAGTTTTTCTGCTGGTGCCACAACAACACAATTAAGTGAGAGTTTTAATGGTCGTTTAAGTCTTTACATGAAGCCCACCTTCAATAAATTAGAATTTTTCAGGAACTTTGATAGGTTGCTAGAAGACATGCGATATAAAGAAATAGAGTCTACCTATGAAATGAGTCAGAAGATGCCACCACTAAGTATGAATATCAtgttattgaaaaatgcaagagatGTCTACACACCAACAATTTTCCGTCTAGTTTGTGGGGACTATGAAAAATCTTGTAATCTTGTTGTAAAAAAATGCACACAAAAGTTGCACTTATATGAATATGAGGTGAGTTTGTTTGGAGACATGAGAGAACATAAGGTTACCTTTagttctgaagatcaaagtatTGAGTGTAGTTGTCAACTTTTTCAATTTATTGGAATCCTTTGTTGTCATGCTCTTCGAGTACTTAATCATTTGAATATAGTTGTTATTCCTCCGAAATACATTCTTAAGAGGTGGACTAGGGATGCTCGAAGTGGATGTGTGATAAATAGCAAAGGACAAATCATCAAAGAAGACCTAAGGTTAGATGCCTCAAAGCGCTTTAAGGATTTGTGTCGTGTTGCAGTAGAAATATCAAGTAAGGCTGCTGAATGTGTAGACGCTTCaacatatctttcaaaaaaattgaTGGAAGTAGCCATTGGAGTTGATAATATCATAAATAAAAGAACATTCCCACCAAGTGATTGTCAAACTATTGAATATAGACAAGATGACACATCCATTATTTCAAATAAAAGTGGAGATGCATCTCAAATCAAGGGTATAAAAAAGAAAGACGATGTATCTCGTCTTAAAGGTAGACCTAAAAGTTGTTTGGAGAAAAAAATCTAG